Proteins found in one Amycolatopsis aidingensis genomic segment:
- the carA gene encoding glutamine-hydrolyzing carbamoyl-phosphate synthase small subunit, whose amino-acid sequence MTATRVPAALALEDGRVFRGAAYGAQGRTLGEVVFCTGMTGYQETLTDPSYHRQIVVQTAPQIGNTGWNDEDDESDRIWVSGYVVRDPARTPSNWRSRRTLDEELRAQGVVGIAEVDTRTLTRHIREHGAMRAGVFSGQALGSDEEMAAAVRESPSMKGADLAGEVSTPQPYVVPAQGQRRFRVAALDLGIKSNTPRLLTSRGIEVHVLPMTSGLDDLLAVQPDGVFLSNGPGDPETQTHAIALTREVLQRRLPLFGICFGNQILGRALGLGTYKMRYGHRGINIPVIDVATGRVAITAQNHGFALEGEAGQRFDSPFGTATISHYCPNDGTVEGLRCAEVPAFSVQYHPEAAAGPHDAEPLFDEFVSLLEAANAKKD is encoded by the coding sequence ATGACGGCGACACGGGTGCCCGCGGCGCTGGCGCTGGAGGACGGCAGGGTGTTCCGCGGCGCCGCATACGGCGCGCAGGGCCGCACCCTCGGCGAGGTCGTGTTCTGCACCGGGATGACCGGGTACCAGGAGACCCTCACCGACCCCTCCTACCACCGGCAGATCGTGGTGCAGACCGCTCCGCAGATCGGCAACACCGGGTGGAACGACGAGGACGACGAGTCGGACCGGATCTGGGTGTCCGGCTACGTGGTGCGTGACCCGGCGCGCACGCCGTCCAACTGGCGCAGCAGGCGCACCCTGGACGAGGAACTGCGCGCGCAGGGCGTCGTGGGGATCGCCGAGGTGGACACCCGCACCCTGACCAGGCATATTCGCGAGCACGGCGCGATGCGCGCGGGGGTGTTCTCCGGGCAGGCACTCGGCTCGGACGAGGAGATGGCCGCGGCGGTGCGGGAGAGCCCTTCGATGAAGGGGGCCGACCTGGCGGGCGAGGTGAGCACCCCGCAGCCCTACGTGGTGCCCGCGCAGGGGCAGCGGCGGTTCCGGGTGGCCGCGCTGGACCTCGGCATCAAGTCCAACACCCCCCGGTTGCTGACCAGCCGGGGCATCGAGGTGCACGTGCTGCCGATGACCTCGGGCCTGGACGATCTGCTGGCGGTGCAGCCGGACGGGGTGTTCCTCTCCAACGGACCAGGGGACCCGGAGACCCAGACCCACGCCATCGCGCTCACCAGGGAGGTGCTGCAGCGGCGGCTGCCGCTGTTCGGCATCTGCTTCGGCAACCAGATCCTCGGCCGCGCGCTGGGACTGGGCACCTACAAGATGCGCTACGGCCACCGGGGGATCAACATCCCGGTGATCGACGTGGCCACCGGCCGGGTGGCGATCACCGCGCAGAACCACGGGTTCGCCCTGGAGGGCGAGGCCGGGCAGCGGTTCGATTCGCCGTTCGGTACCGCCACGATCAGCCACTACTGCCCCAACGACGGCACGGTGGAGGGCCTGCGCTGCGCCGAGGTGCCCGCGTTCTCCGTGCAGTACCACCCGGAGGCCGCCGCGGGGCCGCACGACGCCGAGCCCCTTTTCGACGAGTTCGTGAGTCTGCTGGAGGCCGCCAATGCCAAAAAGGACTGA
- a CDS encoding PH-like domain-containing protein, translated as MERLLLTLLVVAFFALCLLGMWRGWRRQARTQSVEFAPFPEVPAEPGTPVLPAARGVYVCSTRAGHWQQRIVTRGAGVRSTAALRLYPGGIEVLREGAPAFWIPRESVLAATVARGMAGKVMGTDSLLVITWRLAGTDIDTGFRGEDTDSYPQWIDALGADTVEKGTQE; from the coding sequence ATGGAGCGGTTGCTGCTGACCCTGCTGGTCGTGGCCTTCTTCGCACTGTGCCTGCTCGGCATGTGGCGCGGCTGGCGCCGCCAGGCCCGCACGCAGAGCGTCGAGTTCGCGCCGTTCCCCGAGGTGCCGGCCGAGCCGGGAACCCCGGTGCTGCCTGCGGCGCGGGGGGTCTACGTCTGCTCGACCAGGGCGGGCCACTGGCAGCAGCGGATCGTGACCAGGGGCGCGGGCGTGCGCAGCACGGCGGCCCTGCGGCTGTACCCCGGCGGGATCGAGGTGCTGCGCGAGGGCGCGCCCGCGTTCTGGATTCCCAGGGAGTCGGTGCTGGCGGCCACGGTCGCCAGGGGGATGGCGGGCAAGGTGATGGGCACCGACAGCCTGCTGGTGATCACCTGGCGGCTGGCGGGCACCGATATCGACACCGGGTTCCGCGGGGAGGACACCGACAGCTATCCACAGTGGATCGACGCGCTGGGCGCGGACACTGTCGAGAAAGGAACACAGGAATGA
- the bldD gene encoding transcriptional regulator BldD, with the protein MGDYAKALGAKLRGIRQQQGLSLHGVEQKSGGRWKAVVVGSYERGDRAVTVQKLAELADFYGVPVVELLPEGRVPSGAEPATKIVINLERLQQLPAEKVGPLARYAATIQSQRGDYNGKVLSIRTEDLRSLAIIYDMTPGELTEQLIDWGVLPPEARPSKED; encoded by the coding sequence ATGGGCGATTACGCCAAGGCGCTCGGGGCCAAGCTCCGCGGGATCCGCCAGCAGCAGGGCTTGTCCCTGCACGGAGTCGAACAGAAGTCCGGTGGGCGCTGGAAGGCGGTCGTCGTCGGCTCCTACGAACGTGGTGATCGCGCGGTGACCGTGCAGAAGCTGGCCGAGCTGGCCGACTTCTACGGGGTGCCCGTCGTCGAGTTGCTGCCCGAGGGACGGGTGCCGTCCGGAGCCGAACCGGCCACCAAGATCGTCATCAACCTGGAGCGGCTCCAGCAACTGCCCGCCGAGAAGGTCGGTCCGCTCGCCCGGTATGCCGCGACGATCCAGAGCCAGCGCGGCGACTACAACGGCAAGGTGCTCTCGATCCGCACCGAGGACCTGCGCTCGCTGGCGATCATCTACGACATGACGCCGGGCGAACTCACCGAACAACTGATCGACTGGGGTGTGCTCCCGCCGGAGGCCCGGCCTTCGAAGGAGGACTGA
- a CDS encoding B-4DMT family transporter has product MRSWIVRGLGMAVLHAAAAVALAKVTVYQPTDLTVLTVVVLALLVGAAALWSAIDAWLGLDDRGRVWFIAALVSGPVAGLFTVIGKSLLVDQTGLSALGSALTGGAAFTALLVLVPAGLGLFVGTRIGGQGRSEEDSGQFSSAEPAG; this is encoded by the coding sequence ATGCGGTCCTGGATTGTTCGCGGACTCGGTATGGCCGTGCTGCACGCCGCCGCCGCGGTCGCGCTCGCCAAGGTCACGGTGTACCAGCCGACCGACCTGACGGTGCTCACCGTCGTGGTGCTGGCCCTGCTGGTCGGCGCCGCGGCACTGTGGAGTGCCATCGACGCCTGGCTGGGCCTGGACGACCGCGGCCGGGTCTGGTTCATCGCCGCGCTGGTGTCCGGCCCGGTCGCCGGCCTGTTCACCGTGATCGGCAAGAGCCTGCTGGTGGACCAGACCGGGCTGAGCGCGCTGGGCAGCGCACTCACCGGCGGCGCCGCGTTCACCGCGCTGCTGGTGCTGGTACCCGCGGGCCTGGGGCTGTTCGTGGGCACGCGGATCGGCGGCCAGGGCCGTTCGGAGGAGGACTCCGGTCAGTTCTCCAGCGCCGAGCCCGCCGGGTAG
- the nusB gene encoding transcription antitermination factor NusB: protein MSSGRTPVRGGGTGRRAARRRAVEILYEAAQRSADAVTLLSERVGCTEVEVVSDYTITLVEGVTARRERIDELLEEHAQGWTLDRMPVVDLAVLRVGVYELLWAADVPDPVAIDEAVGIAKELSTDDSPRFVNGVLGRIGSIAERLRAVL, encoded by the coding sequence GTGAGTTCCGGGCGAACACCTGTCCGCGGTGGCGGCACCGGCAGGCGCGCCGCACGCAGGCGTGCCGTGGAGATCCTGTACGAGGCCGCGCAACGGTCCGCCGACGCGGTCACCCTGCTGTCCGAGCGGGTCGGCTGCACCGAGGTCGAGGTGGTCAGCGACTACACGATCACACTGGTCGAAGGCGTGACCGCGCGGCGGGAGCGGATCGACGAGCTGCTCGAGGAGCACGCGCAGGGCTGGACCCTGGACCGCATGCCGGTGGTGGACCTCGCAGTGCTGCGGGTCGGCGTGTACGAGCTGCTGTGGGCGGCCGACGTGCCGGATCCGGTGGCGATCGACGAGGCGGTCGGGATCGCCAAGGAGCTCTCCACCGACGACTCGCCGCGCTTCGTCAACGGCGTGCTCGGCCGGATCGGCAGCATCGCCGAGCGGTTGCGGGCCGTGCTGTAA
- a CDS encoding M24 family metallopeptidase translates to MPETHAHRRAALRALLTEADLNALLVTDLVNIRYLTGFTGSNAALLLHAEDGADEAATVFCTDGRYATQAEAEVPDLEHVLQRSSAAALATRAGEQPARYRRTGFESQHVSVDSFDTLAGLAQGVELTRAPGLTERLRMVKDEQEVAWLREACAVADRALADLVAAGGLRPGRTEAEVARDLENRMLDHGSAGTAFPSIVAAGAHSAIPHHRPTGTALAAGDLVKLDFGAVVHGYHSDMTRTFVLGEPAAWQRELYELVRAAQATGCAAARPGAEVSEVDKTVRDVITEAGHGEEFAHGLGHGVGLQVHEAPSLAATGAGTLSAGMAVTVEPGVYLAGRGGVRIEDTLVVRDGTPEILTLSTKELVVV, encoded by the coding sequence GTGCCGGAAACTCACGCTCATCGCCGCGCCGCCCTGCGCGCCCTGCTGACCGAAGCCGACCTGAACGCCCTCCTGGTCACCGACCTGGTGAACATCCGTTACCTGACCGGGTTCACCGGATCCAACGCGGCGTTGCTGCTGCACGCCGAGGACGGCGCGGACGAGGCCGCGACGGTGTTCTGTACCGACGGGCGGTATGCCACCCAGGCCGAGGCCGAGGTTCCCGACCTCGAGCACGTGCTGCAGCGGTCCAGCGCGGCCGCCCTGGCCACCCGGGCCGGGGAACAGCCCGCGCGCTACCGGCGCACCGGGTTCGAAAGCCAGCACGTCAGCGTGGACTCCTTCGACACCCTGGCCGGCCTGGCCCAAGGGGTCGAGCTGACCCGCGCCCCCGGGCTCACCGAGCGGCTGCGGATGGTCAAGGACGAGCAGGAGGTGGCTTGGCTGCGCGAGGCCTGCGCCGTCGCCGACCGGGCGCTGGCGGACCTGGTCGCGGCTGGCGGGCTGCGGCCGGGCCGGACCGAGGCCGAGGTCGCACGGGACCTGGAGAACCGGATGCTGGACCACGGATCCGCCGGCACCGCCTTCCCCTCCATCGTGGCCGCCGGGGCCCATTCGGCCATCCCGCACCACCGGCCGACCGGAACCGCGCTGGCCGCGGGTGATCTCGTGAAACTGGACTTCGGGGCGGTGGTCCACGGCTACCACTCGGATATGACCAGAACCTTTGTGCTGGGCGAGCCCGCAGCCTGGCAGCGGGAGCTGTACGAGCTGGTGCGGGCGGCACAGGCCACCGGGTGCGCGGCCGCCCGGCCGGGCGCGGAGGTGTCCGAGGTGGACAAGACGGTCCGGGATGTGATCACCGAGGCGGGGCACGGCGAGGAGTTCGCGCACGGCCTCGGGCACGGCGTGGGACTGCAGGTGCACGAGGCGCCCAGCCTGGCGGCCACGGGCGCCGGTACACTATCCGCCGGTATGGCGGTCACCGTCGAGCCTGGCGTATATCTCGCTGGCCGCGGTGGCGTGCGCATCGAGGACACGCTCGTCGTGCGGGACGGTACTCCCGAGATCCTCACCCTGAGCACCAAAGAACTCGTGGTCGTCTAG
- a CDS encoding GNAT family N-acetyltransferase, whose protein sequence is MTGLPVLCGSRVRLRGLRRADTRAVLRVFADPETSRFLEADLSDPVRAREMVRRRLDHQGPEGTGHWVIEFDGTVVGLAHLRPSSELPTEGAEIGWFLDRAHGGRGLATEATALLLEHGLGTLGLPAVWALVHEDNLASRKLAERLGFQDVGGGRHYGGPHRVYVVSARPATGVHHIELWVPDLERARASFGWLLGALSWWEYQRWSAGTSWRSGGCYLVVEQSPALSAEIHDRCRPGLNHLALHVPSQRRLDELVAQAAGHGWRPLFAERYPHAGGPDHYAAYLENQDGYEVELVATGN, encoded by the coding sequence ATGACCGGCCTTCCCGTGCTGTGCGGCAGCCGGGTCCGGCTGCGCGGCCTGCGGCGGGCCGACACCCGGGCGGTACTGCGGGTGTTCGCCGATCCGGAGACGAGCCGCTTCCTCGAGGCCGACCTCTCCGACCCGGTGCGGGCGCGGGAGATGGTCCGGCGGCGGCTGGACCACCAGGGGCCGGAGGGCACCGGGCACTGGGTGATCGAGTTCGACGGCACCGTGGTCGGCCTCGCGCATCTGCGCCCCTCCAGTGAACTGCCCACCGAGGGTGCCGAGATCGGCTGGTTCCTCGACCGCGCCCACGGCGGCAGGGGGCTGGCCACCGAGGCCACGGCCCTGCTGCTGGAGCACGGCCTTGGCACCCTCGGCCTGCCCGCCGTATGGGCCCTGGTGCACGAGGACAACCTGGCCAGCCGGAAGCTGGCCGAGCGGCTCGGCTTCCAGGACGTGGGCGGCGGCCGGCATTACGGCGGCCCGCACCGGGTCTACGTGGTCTCGGCCCGTCCCGCCACCGGGGTGCATCACATCGAGCTGTGGGTTCCCGACCTGGAACGCGCAAGGGCCTCCTTCGGCTGGCTGCTCGGCGCGCTGAGCTGGTGGGAGTACCAGCGGTGGAGCGCGGGCACGAGCTGGCGGTCCGGCGGCTGCTACCTGGTGGTGGAGCAGTCTCCGGCACTCTCGGCCGAGATCCACGACCGGTGCCGGCCAGGGCTGAACCACCTCGCCCTGCACGTGCCCTCCCAGCGGCGGCTGGACGAGCTCGTGGCGCAGGCGGCAGGGCACGGTTGGCGGCCCCTGTTCGCCGAGCGTTACCCGCATGCCGGCGGCCCCGACCACTACGCCGCGTACCTGGAGAACCAGGACGGCTACGAGGTCGAATTGGTCGCGACCGGTAACTGA
- a CDS encoding glycoside hydrolase family protein, whose amino-acid sequence MPTARCRTSRRTSAVAAALLLAAGLLAGCTTGNALPRADGGDQPIAGGAERPPPPRDVPLEVDDLRQSDSVVAAGAADAVYNYGPSVMLDGGRVRMWWCSQYGSAPPPGDDILYAEAPGASGPFTGPAGGAPKAVLSGSPGGFDGVHTCDPSVLRVGGTYYLYYTGAAGDHALGNSIGLAVSHDGINFTRAAPGPILRPAHDQRRDNIYGAGQPAAVHLDGWFYLMFTDTTGAAAGWNGAGQFVLRSRDPAFGSGVEALGAEGFTPVGDTESPRTRSLVDAFSADLMWVDALSAFAIAHETEAGTTITFWDREFTANPYQPVLIPGPWKEGPGLVRRPDGHAPASVTDPCGRVPFDVVRATTIGGADAPTNLRHFGLDVHGVPACAEPEQALAVLEGTAMPSPVRTMDLVTDGTVVRVDRRSVATALADRVLDRRLPQLDGIPVTARLRPGAEAVNAPESGMGLVLDDGRLWPIRSRQAAELNDSAVRPITDRAWDAYPAGSALEN is encoded by the coding sequence ATGCCTACAGCCCGGTGTCGTACCAGCCGTCGTACCAGCGCGGTGGCCGCGGCCCTGCTCCTGGCCGCGGGGTTGCTCGCGGGCTGTACCACCGGCAACGCGCTGCCCCGGGCCGACGGCGGGGACCAGCCGATCGCGGGCGGGGCCGAGCGGCCGCCCCCGCCACGGGACGTTCCGCTCGAGGTGGACGACCTCCGGCAGAGCGACAGCGTGGTGGCCGCGGGCGCCGCCGACGCGGTCTACAACTACGGCCCCTCGGTGATGCTCGACGGCGGCCGGGTCCGGATGTGGTGGTGCAGCCAGTACGGCAGCGCCCCGCCGCCCGGCGACGACATCCTCTACGCCGAGGCGCCCGGCGCCAGCGGGCCGTTCACCGGGCCGGCAGGCGGCGCGCCGAAGGCAGTGCTGTCCGGCAGCCCCGGCGGGTTCGACGGGGTGCACACCTGTGACCCCTCGGTGCTGCGGGTCGGCGGCACCTACTACCTGTACTACACCGGGGCGGCGGGGGACCACGCGCTCGGTAACTCGATCGGCCTCGCGGTGAGCCACGACGGGATCAACTTCACCCGCGCCGCGCCGGGGCCGATCCTGCGGCCCGCGCACGACCAGCGCCGGGACAACATCTACGGCGCGGGCCAGCCGGCCGCCGTCCACCTGGACGGCTGGTTCTACCTGATGTTCACCGACACCACCGGCGCGGCCGCGGGCTGGAACGGCGCCGGGCAGTTCGTGCTGCGATCCAGGGACCCGGCCTTCGGCAGCGGCGTCGAGGCGCTGGGCGCCGAGGGCTTCACGCCGGTCGGCGACACCGAGAGCCCGCGCACCCGTTCCCTGGTCGACGCGTTCAGCGCCGACCTGATGTGGGTGGACGCGCTGTCCGCCTTCGCCATCGCGCACGAGACCGAGGCGGGCACCACGATCACCTTCTGGGACCGGGAGTTCACCGCCAACCCGTACCAGCCGGTGCTGATCCCCGGCCCGTGGAAGGAAGGGCCGGGCCTGGTGCGCAGGCCGGACGGCCACGCGCCGGCCTCGGTGACCGACCCCTGTGGCCGGGTGCCCTTCGACGTCGTGCGCGCCACCACGATCGGGGGCGCCGACGCCCCGACCAACCTGCGGCATTTCGGCCTGGATGTGCACGGGGTGCCGGCCTGCGCGGAACCGGAGCAGGCACTGGCCGTGCTGGAGGGCACCGCGATGCCCTCGCCGGTACGCACCATGGACCTGGTCACCGACGGCACCGTGGTCCGGGTGGACCGTCGCTCGGTGGCCACCGCGCTGGCCGACCGGGTGCTCGACCGCAGGCTGCCGCAGCTGGACGGGATCCCGGTCACCGCCCGGCTGCGCCCGGGAGCCGAGGCGGTGAACGCGCCGGAGTCCGGGATGGGGCTGGTACTGGACGACGGCAGGTTGTGGCCGATCCGTTCCCGGCAGGCCGCCGAGCTGAACGACTCCGCGGTGCGGCCGATCACCGACCGCGCGTGGGATGCCTACCCGGCGGGCTCGGCGCTGGAGAACTGA
- the efp gene encoding elongation factor P has product MATTNDLKNGMVLNLDGQLWSVVNFQHVKPGKGGAFVRTTLKNVLSGKVVDKTFNAGTKVDTANVDRREMTYLYQDGSDYIFMDGDTFDQITVPGETVGVAAKYMLENSTATVATHDGVPLYVELPASVELVIEHTDPGIQGDRSTGGTKPAQLETGAEVQVPLFVTTGEKVKVDTRDGRYLGRVSG; this is encoded by the coding sequence GTGGCCACCACCAACGACCTGAAGAACGGCATGGTCCTCAACCTCGACGGCCAGCTGTGGTCCGTCGTGAACTTCCAGCACGTGAAGCCGGGCAAGGGCGGTGCCTTCGTGCGCACGACGCTGAAGAACGTCCTGTCCGGGAAGGTCGTGGACAAGACGTTCAACGCAGGCACCAAGGTTGACACCGCGAACGTGGACCGGCGGGAGATGACCTACCTGTACCAGGACGGCTCCGACTACATCTTCATGGACGGTGACACTTTCGACCAGATCACCGTTCCCGGCGAGACGGTCGGCGTCGCGGCCAAGTACATGCTGGAGAACTCCACCGCCACCGTCGCCACCCACGACGGTGTGCCGCTCTACGTGGAGCTGCCCGCCTCGGTGGAGCTGGTCATCGAGCACACCGACCCCGGCATCCAGGGGGACCGGTCCACCGGCGGGACCAAACCGGCCCAGCTGGAGACCGGGGCCGAGGTCCAGGTTCCGCTGTTCGTCACCACCGGCGAGAAGGTCAAGGTCGACACCCGAGACGGTCGGTATCTCGGCCGTGTGTCCGGCTGA
- a CDS encoding dihydroorotase, which yields MLIKGARPYGEGEPVDLLIADGVIAEIGAPDPPAGAEVLDAAGQVLLPGLVDLHTHLREPGREDAETIATGSAAAALGGFTAVFAMANTSPVADNQVIVEHVWRRGREVGLVDVHPVGAVTVGLAGEKLAELGTMAGSAAGVRMFSDDGHCVADPLIMRRALEYSTALNAVIAQHAEEPALTVGAQAHEGERAARLGYTGWPASAEEAIVARDCLLAERAMARLHVCHVSSAGTVDVLEWARPRADGRLSAEVTPHHLLLTDERLATYDPVNKVNPPLRTDADVRRMRTALAEGVLDCVATDHAPHAAQDKDCEWAAAKPGMLGLQTALSIVVRTMVEPGLLDWRGLARVMSERPAEIAGLPDQGRPIEAGEPANLVLVDPAAEWTVRGAELASLAANTPYEDMRLPAAVTATLLRGRITARAGRII from the coding sequence GTGCTGATCAAGGGGGCGCGGCCCTACGGCGAGGGCGAGCCGGTCGACCTGCTGATCGCGGACGGGGTGATTGCGGAGATCGGTGCCCCGGACCCGCCCGCGGGGGCCGAGGTGCTGGACGCGGCGGGCCAGGTGCTGCTGCCCGGGCTCGTCGACCTGCACACCCACCTGCGGGAACCGGGCAGGGAGGACGCCGAGACCATCGCCACCGGCTCGGCCGCGGCCGCCCTCGGTGGCTTCACCGCGGTGTTCGCCATGGCCAACACCAGCCCGGTTGCGGACAACCAGGTGATCGTGGAGCACGTGTGGCGGCGCGGCCGGGAGGTCGGGCTGGTGGACGTGCACCCGGTGGGCGCGGTGACGGTCGGGCTGGCCGGGGAGAAGCTGGCCGAACTGGGCACCATGGCGGGCTCGGCGGCCGGGGTGCGGATGTTCTCCGACGACGGGCACTGCGTGGCCGACCCGCTGATCATGCGCAGGGCGCTGGAGTACTCCACCGCGCTGAACGCGGTGATCGCCCAGCACGCCGAGGAGCCCGCGCTCACCGTCGGCGCGCAGGCGCACGAGGGCGAGCGCGCGGCCCGGCTGGGCTACACCGGCTGGCCTGCCTCCGCCGAGGAGGCGATCGTGGCCAGGGACTGCCTGCTCGCCGAGCGCGCCATGGCGCGCCTGCACGTGTGTCATGTCTCCAGCGCGGGCACCGTGGACGTGCTGGAATGGGCCAGGCCGCGCGCGGACGGCAGACTGTCCGCCGAGGTCACCCCGCACCACCTGTTGCTCACCGACGAGCGGCTGGCCACCTACGACCCGGTCAACAAGGTCAACCCGCCGCTGCGTACCGACGCCGATGTGCGGCGGATGCGCACCGCGCTGGCCGAGGGCGTGCTCGACTGCGTGGCCACCGACCACGCCCCGCACGCCGCGCAGGACAAGGACTGCGAGTGGGCTGCGGCCAAGCCGGGCATGCTCGGCCTGCAGACCGCGCTGTCGATCGTGGTGCGCACCATGGTCGAGCCCGGGCTGCTGGACTGGCGCGGCCTCGCCAGGGTGATGAGCGAACGGCCTGCCGAGATCGCAGGCCTGCCGGACCAGGGCAGGCCGATCGAGGCAGGCGAGCCTGCGAACCTGGTGCTGGTGGACCCGGCGGCCGAATGGACGGTGCGCGGCGCCGAGCTGGCAAGCCTCGCCGCCAACACCCCCTACGAGGACATGCGGTTGCCTGCCGCGGTGACCGCGACGCTGCTGCGCGGGCGGATCACCGCCAGGGCGGGGAGGATCATCTGA
- the pyrR gene encoding bifunctional pyr operon transcriptional regulator/uracil phosphoribosyltransferase PyrR encodes MAPRPRGAAESAAERELLSAGDVARTIARMAHQVIEKTALGAAPAAPPVLLGIPTRGAPLAHRLAERVTEFSGVEVPAGAIDVTLYRDDLRRRPTRPLEQTQLPESGLDERVVVLVDDVLYSGRTIRAALDALRDHGRPRAVQLAVLVDRGHRELPIRADYVGKNVPTSRAEDIAVLLSEVDGRDAVLLRTSENGAEEER; translated from the coding sequence GTGGCGCCACGTCCACGTGGCGCGGCGGAATCGGCCGCTGAGCGGGAGCTGCTCTCGGCCGGAGACGTCGCGCGCACCATCGCTCGAATGGCCCATCAGGTCATCGAGAAGACGGCTTTGGGTGCAGCCCCCGCGGCTCCGCCCGTGTTACTCGGCATCCCGACCAGGGGAGCGCCGCTGGCCCACCGGCTCGCCGAGCGGGTCACCGAGTTCTCCGGGGTCGAGGTCCCTGCCGGTGCGATCGACGTCACGCTCTACCGGGACGACCTGCGGCGCAGGCCCACCCGGCCGCTCGAGCAGACCCAGCTGCCGGAGTCCGGGCTCGACGAGCGCGTGGTTGTGCTGGTGGATGACGTGCTCTACTCCGGACGGACCATCCGCGCCGCCCTGGACGCCCTGCGCGATCACGGCCGCCCGCGCGCGGTGCAGCTCGCCGTGCTGGTCGACCGTGGCCACCGGGAGCTGCCGATCCGCGCCGACTACGTGGGCAAGAACGTGCCCACCTCGCGCGCCGAGGACATCGCCGTACTCCTGTCCGAAGTGGATGGGCGGGACGCGGTGCTGCTGCGGACCAGCGAGAACGGCGCGGAGGAGGAACGGTGA
- the aroQ gene encoding type II 3-dehydroquinate dehydratase: MTARKVLVLNGPNLGRLGTREPGVYGSTTYQQLAQRCTEAGSQLGLEVEVRQTDHEGELVGWLHEAADADLPVVLNAAAWTHYSIAVRDAAAQLAAPLIEVHISNVHKREPFRQHSVLSEIASGVIVGLGVDGYLLALRWLADNRG; encoded by the coding sequence GTGACCGCCAGGAAGGTGCTGGTGCTGAACGGGCCGAACCTGGGGCGGCTCGGCACCAGGGAACCAGGGGTCTACGGCTCGACCACCTACCAGCAGCTGGCCCAACGGTGCACCGAGGCGGGCTCCCAGCTCGGCCTGGAGGTCGAGGTGCGGCAGACAGACCATGAGGGCGAGCTGGTCGGCTGGCTGCACGAGGCTGCCGACGCGGACCTGCCGGTGGTGCTGAACGCGGCGGCCTGGACCCACTACTCCATCGCGGTGCGGGACGCGGCGGCCCAGCTGGCCGCGCCGCTGATCGAGGTGCACATCTCCAACGTGCACAAGCGGGAGCCGTTCCGGCAGCACAGCGTGCTGTCCGAGATCGCAAGCGGGGTGATCGTCGGCCTCGGCGTGGACGGCTACCTGCTCGCCCTGCGCTGGCTCGCCGACAACCGGGGATGA